In Acidobacteriota bacterium, the following proteins share a genomic window:
- the hisC gene encoding histidinol-phosphate transaminase, translating to MTRFRPAIDSLRAYAPGEQPPDGVDVVKLNTNENPYPPSPRALAALAAIDAESLRRYPQPLAGTFRRSAAEVLGVDPEWILVGNGSDDLLTMLFRAVTGAGRAVAYPAPTYVLYRTLAAIQGAPVLEAPFDEDYTLPVDALADSGAALTIVANPNSPSGTAATTEQLARLADRAAGVVAVDEAYVAFADGSALDLVRGNDRVIVLRTLSKSHGLAGLRLGFGIAHPDLLSGLAKVKDSYNVDAVAAAVGAAAVRDVAYTRETVERIRRTRARLGRALADRGFRIWPSQANFVLARPADGDARRLYHGLRERGVLVRYFAEPGLADKLRITVGTEQETTRLLSALADLTP from the coding sequence ATGACACGCTTCCGCCCAGCCATCGACTCCCTCCGCGCCTACGCGCCGGGCGAGCAACCGCCCGACGGCGTCGACGTCGTCAAGCTGAACACGAACGAGAACCCGTACCCGCCCAGCCCGCGCGCGCTCGCCGCGCTCGCCGCCATCGACGCAGAGAGCCTGCGCCGCTACCCCCAACCGCTCGCCGGCACGTTCCGGCGGAGCGCGGCCGAGGTCCTGGGCGTCGATCCGGAATGGATCCTGGTGGGCAACGGCAGCGACGATCTGTTGACGATGCTCTTCCGCGCCGTCACCGGCGCCGGCCGGGCGGTCGCATACCCTGCGCCGACCTACGTCCTCTATCGCACCCTGGCGGCCATCCAGGGCGCGCCGGTCCTGGAGGCGCCGTTCGACGAGGATTACACGCTCCCCGTGGATGCGCTGGCGGATTCCGGCGCGGCGCTGACCATCGTCGCCAACCCCAACAGCCCGTCCGGCACCGCGGCCACGACCGAGCAGCTCGCGAGGCTGGCCGACCGCGCGGCCGGCGTGGTAGCGGTCGACGAGGCGTACGTGGCGTTCGCCGACGGCTCCGCGCTCGATCTGGTCCGCGGCAACGACCGGGTCATCGTACTGCGCACGCTGTCCAAGAGCCACGGGCTCGCCGGGCTGCGGCTGGGCTTCGGCATCGCCCATCCCGACCTGCTGTCCGGGCTGGCCAAGGTGAAGGACAGCTACAACGTCGACGCGGTCGCGGCCGCGGTGGGCGCCGCGGCCGTTCGCGACGTCGCCTACACGCGCGAGACCGTCGAACGAATTCGCAGGACCCGGGCCCGACTCGGCCGCGCGCTGGCCGACCGCGGGTTCCGGATCTGGCCCAGCCAGGCCAACTTCGTGTTGGCCCGGCCCGCCGACGGCGATGCCCGCCGGCTATACCACGGACTGCGGGAGCGCGGCGTCCTGGTGCGCTACTTCGCCGAGCCGGGCCTGGCCGACAAGCTGCGGATCACCGTCGGCACCGAGCAGGAGACCACGAGGCTGCTGTCGGCGCTCGCGGATCTGACGCCCTGA
- a CDS encoding S9 family peptidase: protein MTSPTSLASRTARFLVLAACLLIAAGSAAPAAAQSAVDRYELDRNRKRERDRTFRRLSDGVLRMRKLSYESRVDRLDIPFYLFEPLQVRGPRAHAALIWIHGGVHGDLDPTYFPFIREAVSRGYVILAPEYRGSTGYGRAHHHAIDYGGYEVDDCLTAVDYMRRHLPHVDLERLGIIGWSHGGFITLHSVFRDQATFKAAAAMVPVTNLVFRLSYKGPRYARHFVAQERIGGPVHERRGVYVDRSPLYHVDKLQTPLLVHVADNDRDVNFEEAQQLIHALEYLKPDLAETRIYRDPPIDRFGGGHRFNRRVDRDRGYRRVDSPEQRDSWNRIWTFFDWHLRPYLTRPR from the coding sequence GTGACCAGCCCGACATCCCTTGCCTCGAGGACGGCGCGCTTCCTGGTGCTCGCGGCGTGCCTGCTGATCGCGGCCGGGTCGGCAGCCCCCGCCGCCGCCCAGTCCGCGGTCGACCGCTACGAGCTCGACCGCAACCGCAAACGCGAACGCGACCGGACGTTCCGCCGGCTCAGCGACGGCGTCCTGCGCATGCGGAAGCTCTCGTACGAGAGCCGGGTCGACCGCCTCGACATTCCGTTCTACCTCTTCGAGCCGCTGCAGGTGCGGGGACCGCGGGCCCACGCCGCACTGATCTGGATTCACGGCGGCGTGCACGGCGACCTCGACCCCACCTACTTCCCGTTCATCCGGGAAGCGGTGTCCCGCGGCTACGTCATCCTGGCCCCCGAGTACCGGGGCAGCACCGGCTACGGCCGGGCGCACCATCACGCCATCGACTACGGCGGCTACGAGGTGGACGACTGTCTGACCGCGGTCGACTACATGCGCCGTCACCTGCCGCACGTCGACCTCGAGCGGCTCGGCATCATCGGCTGGAGCCACGGCGGGTTCATCACGCTGCACTCGGTGTTCCGCGACCAGGCCACGTTCAAGGCGGCGGCGGCGATGGTGCCGGTGACCAATCTCGTGTTCCGGCTCTCCTACAAGGGCCCGCGCTACGCCCGGCACTTCGTGGCCCAGGAACGCATCGGCGGCCCGGTGCACGAGCGGCGCGGCGTCTACGTCGACCGCTCACCCCTCTACCACGTCGACAAGCTGCAGACGCCGCTGCTGGTGCACGTCGCGGACAACGACCGGGACGTCAACTTCGAGGAAGCGCAGCAGCTCATCCACGCGCTCGAGTACCTGAAGCCGGATCTGGCGGAGACGCGCATCTACCGCGACCCGCCGATAGACCGGTTCGGCGGCGGCCACCGGTTCAACCGGCGGGTCGATCGGGATCGCGGCTACCGGCGCGTCGACAGCCCCGAGCAGCGCGATTCGTGGAACCGGATCTGGACCTTCTTCGACTGGCATCTCCGGCCGTACCTGACCCGCCCGCGATAA
- a CDS encoding aminotransferase class I/II-fold pyridoxal phosphate-dependent enzyme: MQASESVIRRMTRLARQHDAINLAQGFTDEPPPFPLVWGAITALLGGSDAGIRRIERAAAVDSTADRPATLLRDALESLQGRRDELNQYSYPFGLPELRQAIAAHTARWSGFEPDPETEATVVLGSTEGLAAVLAAVGRRGDGVVIVEPFHEMYPAQAEIFGLAPRFVTLREEESGTAWRLDPDELRRVAAGARLLILNTPHNPTGKVFESEDLEAIADLARSRDLVVVADEIYEHIVFDGARHRSIATWPGMRERTIVVNSISKTANATGWRIGWVLAPPHLTPAIRAVHDTLVVQAPTPLQKAAVELLAMPAAFFRDLGRGYADKRAVLGGALREAGFRMTEPCGAYYFLADYRGVADLAQLDPLPAAMHLIERVGVAAVPGDNFYERSRDGARYLRFAFCRGRETLEEAALRLRRLAPGP, from the coding sequence ATGCAGGCCAGCGAATCGGTCATTCGGCGCATGACGCGACTCGCCCGGCAGCATGACGCCATCAATCTGGCCCAGGGATTCACGGACGAGCCCCCGCCCTTCCCGCTCGTCTGGGGTGCGATCACGGCGCTGCTCGGCGGCAGCGACGCCGGCATCCGACGGATCGAGCGAGCCGCAGCGGTCGATTCCACTGCCGACCGCCCGGCGACGCTGCTGCGGGATGCGCTCGAGTCCCTGCAGGGACGGCGCGACGAGCTGAACCAGTACTCCTATCCGTTCGGGTTGCCCGAGCTGCGGCAGGCGATCGCCGCCCATACGGCGCGTTGGAGCGGCTTCGAGCCCGACCCGGAAACCGAAGCGACGGTCGTGCTCGGCTCCACCGAGGGGCTCGCGGCGGTGCTCGCCGCGGTCGGCCGCCGCGGCGACGGCGTCGTGATCGTGGAGCCGTTTCACGAGATGTACCCCGCGCAGGCGGAGATCTTCGGGCTCGCGCCCCGCTTCGTCACCCTGCGCGAAGAAGAGAGCGGAACGGCATGGCGGCTCGACCCGGATGAGTTGCGGCGCGTTGCGGCCGGCGCCAGGCTGCTGATTCTGAACACGCCGCACAACCCGACCGGCAAGGTGTTCGAATCCGAGGACCTGGAGGCGATCGCCGACCTCGCGCGGTCGCGGGACCTCGTCGTGGTCGCGGACGAAATCTACGAGCACATCGTCTTCGACGGCGCGCGCCACCGGTCCATCGCCACGTGGCCCGGCATGCGCGAGCGGACCATCGTCGTCAACTCGATCTCCAAGACGGCCAATGCGACCGGCTGGCGGATCGGCTGGGTGCTGGCGCCGCCGCACCTGACGCCGGCGATTCGTGCGGTCCACGACACGCTGGTCGTACAGGCTCCGACGCCGCTGCAGAAGGCCGCGGTCGAGCTTCTCGCCATGCCCGCGGCGTTCTTCCGCGATCTCGGGCGGGGCTACGCGGACAAGCGCGCCGTCCTGGGCGGCGCGTTGCGCGAAGCGGGATTCCGCATGACGGAGCCGTGCGGCGCCTACTACTTTCTGGCGGACTACCGCGGGGTCGCGGATCTGGCGCAACTGGATCCCCTGCCGGCGGCCATGCACCTCATCGAACGCGTCGGGGTGGCGGCGGTGCCCGGCGACAACTTCTACGAACGCAGCCGCGACGGTGCTCGGTATCTGCGGTTCGCCTTCTGCCGCGGCCGGGAGACCCTCGAGGAGGCGGCGCTTCGGCTCCGGCGGCTGGCTCCCGGTCCGTGA
- a CDS encoding 2'-5' RNA ligase family protein → MASCCRASRVMRRMTDSLACIAGHSTRAPPHEPPARGRYSGRHGAFRQPPDAGAPPADGAAHPCSQRPSAGGDVSGRPATTARVRGRCGPRRRNRRAAGGAGRGRLGAVAPAGAPLASRRRIAPRNASPARRCTLSTMPGSLLAVDVALLLPPGVHDLVTQLNARLPGPPEGFRFDADHLPHVSLVQQFVPATDLPSVSAEVGAVLSTAPPLTLVAEGLASSGTTTSLVLAATRPLETLHARLMDRLAPFDMAAGDAEAFLAAGEPARARDIEWVTRFRTAAAYAAFEPHVTLGAGVLDDRAPALEFEADRVAICRLGRFCTCRRVLASWTLAGRTGT, encoded by the coding sequence ATGGCGTCATGCTGCCGGGCGAGTCGCGTCATGCGCCGAATGACCGATTCGCTGGCCTGCATCGCCGGTCATTCTACCCGCGCCCCCCCTCACGAGCCGCCGGCCCGCGGCCGATACAGCGGAAGACATGGTGCGTTTCGTCAACCGCCGGATGCAGGAGCCCCGCCGGCTGACGGTGCGGCGCATCCGTGCTCGCAGCGGCCATCGGCTGGTGGTGACGTATCCGGACGGCCTGCGACGACTGCACGCGTTCGCGGACGATGCGGCCCTCGCCGCCGGAACCGCCGCGCTGCAGGCGGCGCTGGCCGCGGACGGCTGGGAGCCGTTGCACCGGCCGGCGCCCCGCTGGCGTCCCGCCGCCGGATAGCGCCCCGAAACGCCTCGCCGGCTCGGCGTTGTACGCTGTCAACGATGCCCGGCTCGCTCCTGGCTGTCGACGTCGCGCTCCTGCTGCCGCCCGGGGTGCACGATCTGGTGACGCAGCTCAACGCCCGGCTGCCCGGCCCTCCGGAAGGCTTCCGGTTCGACGCGGATCATCTGCCCCACGTGTCGCTCGTCCAGCAGTTCGTGCCCGCAACCGACCTGCCGTCGGTGTCGGCCGAGGTAGGCGCCGTCCTCTCCACGGCCCCGCCGCTGACGCTCGTCGCCGAGGGTCTCGCGTCGAGCGGAACCACGACGTCGCTCGTCCTCGCCGCGACGCGCCCCCTGGAGACGTTGCACGCGCGCCTCATGGATCGCCTGGCGCCGTTCGACATGGCCGCCGGCGACGCGGAGGCCTTCCTCGCGGCCGGCGAGCCGGCGCGCGCCCGGGACATCGAATGGGTGACCCGATTCAGGACCGCCGCCGCCTATGCCGCGTTCGAACCCCACGTCACGTTGGGGGCCGGCGTGCTCGATGACCGAGCGCCGGCACTCGAGTTCGAGGCGGACCGGGTCGCCATCTGCCGGCTCGGACGTTTCTGTACCTGCCGCCGCGTGCTCGCCTCGTGGACACTTGCCGGCCGGACCGGAACATGA
- a CDS encoding vitamin K epoxide reductase family protein, whose product MTLAIGLLAAVGLAISSYFTAVAYRWTTPDVRWIPSFCRLQERTCASVVFTPSARVFGPPNSLLGQVFYAALLAGAAFGRLADPHWWWLYLGASLVTVGLGVYLSHALLFVLRVPCPLCFVSHGVNAVICGLLLFLPHAG is encoded by the coding sequence ATGACGCTCGCCATCGGCCTGCTCGCCGCCGTCGGACTGGCCATCTCGAGCTACTTCACGGCCGTCGCGTATCGCTGGACGACCCCGGACGTGCGCTGGATCCCCTCCTTCTGCAGACTGCAGGAACGGACCTGCGCCTCGGTCGTCTTCACGCCGAGCGCGCGCGTGTTCGGTCCACCGAACTCCCTGCTCGGCCAGGTATTCTACGCGGCGCTGCTGGCGGGAGCCGCGTTCGGACGGCTCGCCGATCCGCATTGGTGGTGGCTCTACCTGGGAGCCAGCCTCGTGACGGTCGGCCTCGGCGTGTACCTGAGCCACGCGTTGCTGTTCGTGCTGCGCGTGCCCTGCCCCCTCTGCTTCGTCTCGCACGGCGTCAACGCCGTCATCTGCGGACTCCTGCTGTTTCTTCCGCACGCCGGGTGA
- a CDS encoding DUF4339 domain-containing protein: MSEQQWYMTRRGHQIGPVPQSEIEAMMRNGGADGDTYVFTAGMTEWLRLKEVGAFRPLLAGDGSGPIPAPPGPHTRSHRTGGRRRGEESVLDNLGIGSLVDGQ; the protein is encoded by the coding sequence ATGTCGGAGCAGCAGTGGTACATGACGCGCCGCGGCCACCAGATCGGCCCCGTGCCGCAATCCGAGATCGAGGCAATGATGCGCAACGGCGGCGCCGACGGCGACACCTACGTCTTCACCGCCGGCATGACCGAGTGGTTGCGCCTCAAGGAAGTGGGCGCCTTCCGGCCCCTGCTGGCCGGCGACGGCTCCGGTCCCATCCCGGCGCCGCCCGGACCGCACACGAGATCGCACCGGACCGGCGGGCGGCGGCGGGGCGAGGAATCCGTGCTCGACAACCTGGGCATCGGGAGCCTCGTCGACGGGCAGTGA
- a CDS encoding cytochrome c has product MIARRNGMIGAAAAALLVTAALFSADVAAQDAQSTLDGVFTAEQAERGQAAYDRECAQCHLEDLLGDGIAPSLIGAPFHFRWSELSVGDMLVAIRTTMPQGAPASLSPRAYVDIVAYMLSRNDFPAGDMELPTDQDVLESIIIQEAQ; this is encoded by the coding sequence ATGATCGCACGACGCAACGGCATGATCGGCGCCGCCGCCGCGGCGCTGCTGGTGACGGCAGCCCTGTTCTCCGCCGACGTGGCGGCACAGGACGCCCAATCGACCTTGGACGGCGTCTTCACCGCCGAGCAGGCGGAGCGGGGCCAGGCGGCCTACGATCGAGAGTGCGCCCAGTGCCATCTCGAGGACCTGCTCGGGGACGGCATCGCGCCCTCGCTCATCGGCGCGCCGTTCCACTTCCGCTGGAGCGAGCTGTCGGTCGGCGACATGCTGGTCGCCATCCGCACGACCATGCCGCAGGGCGCGCCGGCGAGCCTGAGCCCGCGCGCCTACGTGGACATCGTCGCGTACATGCTCTCGCGCAACGACTTCCCCGCCGGCGACATGGAGCTGCCGACCGACCAGGACGTCCTCGAGTCGATCATCATCCAAGAGGCGCAGTAG
- a CDS encoding acetamidase/formamidase family protein: MLRHARRIVPGLRCVATGSLCAAVLLFGPTAAPAQDDIVVVGGEGRHCGEDPQCMNRLHPAIPMAARARPGQTIVFRARNASDFDLDPASTYEDPRAGDSQIGTVHPLTGPVHIEGAEPGDVLAVTLLDIAPGRFGYTSVSPIGFVSDHVTGSFRAEWRLNRIEAVSDDLPGVRIPNASFPGIVTVLPGPDELAAMLSREAELRAVGGAGFPPYPTHASPAAVCGPDGSHPDECLRTLPPREHGGNLDIRYLQVGVTLYLPCYVAGCGLAIGDPHFAQGDGEVSGTAIEMDADFTLTTRLIKEGPELRRGPHFEGPVRVLDIPSRRFYATTGFPLKAAGEVPPDMRYLGASERIGALRNLSKDVSLAARNALLEMIDYVTETYGLTREQAYVVASVAVDLRISQLVDAPNVGVTALLPLDIFTSPRR, translated from the coding sequence ATGTTGAGACATGCCAGACGTATCGTTCCGGGGCTTCGCTGCGTCGCCACGGGCTCCCTGTGCGCCGCCGTGCTGCTGTTCGGACCGACCGCCGCGCCGGCGCAGGACGACATCGTGGTGGTCGGCGGCGAGGGCCGCCATTGCGGCGAGGATCCGCAGTGCATGAACCGCCTGCACCCGGCCATCCCGATGGCGGCGCGGGCGCGGCCCGGCCAGACCATCGTGTTCCGCGCGCGCAACGCCAGCGACTTCGACCTGGACCCCGCCAGCACCTACGAAGACCCACGCGCCGGCGACTCCCAGATCGGTACGGTGCACCCGCTGACCGGGCCGGTCCACATCGAGGGCGCCGAACCGGGCGACGTGCTGGCCGTGACGCTGCTCGACATCGCGCCGGGCCGGTTCGGCTACACGTCGGTCAGCCCCATCGGATTCGTCTCCGATCACGTCACCGGGTCGTTCCGGGCCGAGTGGCGCCTGAACCGGATCGAGGCCGTCAGCGACGACCTGCCCGGCGTGCGCATTCCCAACGCCAGCTTCCCCGGCATCGTCACGGTGCTCCCGGGCCCCGACGAGCTCGCCGCGATGCTTTCACGCGAGGCGGAACTGCGCGCGGTCGGCGGCGCCGGCTTCCCGCCGTATCCGACGCACGCCTCGCCCGCGGCCGTCTGCGGTCCGGACGGCTCCCACCCGGACGAGTGCCTGCGCACCCTCCCGCCGCGCGAGCACGGCGGAAACCTCGATATCCGCTACCTGCAGGTCGGGGTCACGCTGTATCTTCCCTGCTACGTCGCGGGCTGCGGCCTCGCCATCGGCGACCCGCACTTCGCGCAGGGCGACGGCGAGGTCTCCGGCACCGCCATCGAGATGGACGCCGACTTCACGCTGACCACCCGGCTCATCAAGGAGGGCCCGGAGCTGCGCCGCGGACCGCACTTCGAAGGGCCGGTCCGCGTGCTCGACATCCCGTCACGCCGCTTCTACGCGACCACCGGGTTCCCGCTGAAGGCGGCGGGCGAAGTGCCTCCCGACATGCGCTACCTCGGTGCTTCCGAGCGCATCGGGGCGCTGCGCAACCTGTCGAAAGACGTCTCCCTGGCCGCCCGCAACGCCCTGCTGGAGATGATCGACTACGTCACCGAAACCTACGGCCTGACGCGGGAGCAGGCCTACGTCGTCGCCAGCGTGGCCGTGGACCTGCGCATCAGTCAGCTCGTCGACGCGCCCAACGTGGGCGTGACGGCGCTGCTGCCGCTGGACATCTTCACGTCCCCCAGACGGTGA
- a CDS encoding ATP-binding protein yields MRKFNTEGPVVARDHYCIPPLERLNLPSILELIGDKRYFVLHAPRQTGKTSTLLALRDLLNSGGVGEFRCVYVNVEAAQAVREDVRRAMQVILGELASRARSAGDEFLYDAWPDILETFGDGALAEALTRWCENTAAPVVLLIDEIDTLIGDTLIAVLRQLRARYDRRPESFPQSVVLCGVRDVRDYRIQSSAENAAVAGGSAFNVRAESLRLGDFTEAEVRALLDQHTRETSQPFTPEALETVWRQTRGQPWLVNALCRRVCFDEAAGRDRSRAITAPDVLDAQEHLILSRQVHLDQLADKLQEDRVRRVVEPLLSGGNEWTFSNRDLEYVRDLGLIAGDAPPRIANPIYAEIVPRELTWAAQSRLIEDIAWYVDDDGGLDVDRLLGAFQAFFREHSEHWLGRFDYAEAGPQLILQAFLQRVVNGGGRIEREYGLGRGRTDLLIVWPRGGATAPDAATDRFVIECKVAHKGLERTIAEGMEQTSAYMDRCAARTGHLVVFDRRADRSWDEKIFRRDADRAGRPITVWGT; encoded by the coding sequence GTGCGGAAGTTCAACACGGAAGGGCCCGTCGTCGCGCGGGATCACTACTGCATCCCACCGCTGGAACGATTGAACCTGCCGTCGATCCTGGAGTTGATCGGGGACAAGCGCTACTTCGTGCTGCATGCGCCCCGCCAGACCGGCAAGACGTCCACCCTGCTCGCCCTGCGCGACCTGCTGAACAGCGGCGGTGTCGGGGAGTTCCGTTGCGTCTACGTGAATGTCGAGGCCGCCCAGGCCGTGCGCGAAGACGTGCGGCGCGCCATGCAGGTGATCCTCGGCGAGTTGGCGTCCCGGGCCCGGTCCGCGGGCGACGAGTTCCTGTACGACGCCTGGCCCGACATACTGGAGACTTTCGGCGACGGCGCGCTCGCAGAAGCCCTGACCCGTTGGTGCGAGAACACCGCAGCGCCGGTCGTGCTGCTGATCGACGAGATCGACACCCTGATCGGCGACACGCTGATCGCCGTGCTGCGACAGTTGCGGGCGCGCTACGATCGGCGTCCCGAGAGCTTCCCGCAGAGCGTGGTGTTGTGCGGCGTGCGCGACGTGCGCGACTACCGGATTCAATCGAGCGCCGAAAACGCGGCGGTCGCCGGCGGCAGCGCGTTCAACGTCAGGGCCGAATCGCTGCGCCTCGGCGACTTCACCGAGGCCGAGGTGCGCGCCCTGCTGGACCAGCACACCCGCGAGACAAGCCAGCCATTCACGCCGGAGGCCCTGGAGACGGTCTGGAGACAGACCCGGGGGCAGCCGTGGCTGGTGAACGCGCTTTGCCGTCGTGTCTGCTTCGACGAGGCGGCGGGCCGCGACCGTTCCCGAGCCATCACCGCCCCGGATGTCCTCGACGCCCAGGAGCACCTGATTCTCAGTCGGCAAGTGCATCTCGACCAGCTCGCCGACAAGCTGCAGGAGGATCGCGTGCGGCGCGTGGTCGAACCGTTGCTGAGCGGCGGTAACGAATGGACGTTCTCAAACCGTGATCTCGAGTACGTCCGTGACCTCGGCTTGATCGCAGGGGACGCTCCTCCGCGCATCGCTAATCCCATCTACGCGGAGATCGTGCCGCGCGAGCTCACGTGGGCCGCCCAGTCGCGACTGATTGAGGACATTGCCTGGTACGTCGACGACGATGGCGGTCTCGATGTCGACAGGCTGCTCGGCGCCTTCCAGGCGTTCTTCCGCGAGCACTCGGAGCACTGGCTGGGCCGTTTCGACTACGCGGAGGCGGGCCCGCAGCTCATCCTGCAGGCGTTCCTGCAGCGCGTGGTGAACGGCGGGGGGCGCATCGAGCGGGAGTACGGCCTGGGCCGCGGGCGTACCGACCTGCTCATCGTCTGGCCCCGCGGCGGCGCGACGGCGCCGGACGCCGCGACCGACAGATTCGTCATCGAGTGCAAGGTGGCGCACAAGGGCCTCGAGCGGACGATTGCGGAAGGTATGGAGCAGACGTCGGCCTACATGGACCGCTGCGCGGCGCGGACCGGTCATCTGGTCGTGTTCGACCGCCGGGCGGACAGGTCGTGGGACGAGAAGATCTTCCGCCGGGACGCGGACCGAGCCGGCCGGCCAATCACCGTCTGGGGGACGTGA
- a CDS encoding beta-lactamase family protein, protein MAPAKRRAHSGRLSRACRGGRFGSAREYAMKPSTCRLAAVVGIAWSLSVGSSGAPAQQATTLSYGPASSVGMDAALLDEAVQLYRAAVERGELKGAVLMVARRGVIVLHEAVGWRHEAYQLPMENDTLFRMASNTKPVIGTAVLILQEEGRLSLDDRAARYLESFDNSRSRDITIRQLLSHSSGLRIGPIFYPFEGDENPTLIGAVAKFGAEGPAVEPGTSYSYNNAGYNTVGAIIEVASGMPLEDFLRARIYEPLGMTDTLNHEDQTKLSRMATVYRGRPRDGGRVVFRQGFTPGDPPDFPIVRASGGMISTGPDYARFLQMYLNRGRYADAQILSEDSVAAGTRGEIVSGTNTRYGLGWQITSDGTYSHAGSDGTMGWVDPEREIIGMAFTQSPGGINPRREFQNLVNRAADRGAADQ, encoded by the coding sequence ATGGCGCCGGCTAAGCGTCGTGCCCACAGTGGCCGCCTGAGTCGCGCGTGCCGAGGTGGAAGATTCGGGTCCGCGAGGGAGTACGCCATGAAGCCATCGACTTGCCGTCTCGCAGCCGTCGTAGGGATTGCCTGGTCCTTGTCGGTCGGGTCATCCGGAGCGCCGGCGCAGCAGGCCACGACGCTCTCCTACGGCCCGGCGTCCTCGGTGGGCATGGACGCGGCGCTGCTCGACGAGGCCGTACAGCTCTACCGGGCCGCCGTCGAACGGGGCGAACTGAAGGGCGCGGTCCTGATGGTCGCGCGACGGGGCGTCATCGTCCTGCACGAGGCGGTAGGCTGGCGGCACGAGGCGTACCAGCTTCCGATGGAGAACGACACGCTCTTCCGGATGGCCTCGAACACGAAGCCGGTTATCGGCACGGCGGTCCTGATTCTGCAGGAGGAGGGCCGGCTGTCGCTCGACGACCGCGCGGCGCGGTACCTGGAATCGTTCGACAATTCTCGCTCGCGCGACATCACGATCCGGCAGTTGCTGAGCCATTCCTCCGGGCTGCGGATCGGTCCGATCTTCTACCCGTTCGAGGGTGACGAGAACCCGACCCTGATCGGCGCGGTTGCCAAGTTCGGGGCCGAAGGGCCGGCGGTGGAGCCGGGCACCTCCTACAGCTACAACAACGCCGGCTACAACACCGTGGGCGCCATCATCGAGGTTGCCTCCGGGATGCCGCTCGAAGACTTCCTGCGCGCACGCATCTACGAGCCGCTCGGCATGACGGACACGCTGAATCACGAGGACCAGACCAAGCTCAGCCGAATGGCCACCGTCTATCGCGGGCGGCCCCGGGACGGCGGGCGTGTCGTCTTCCGGCAGGGCTTCACGCCGGGCGATCCGCCGGACTTCCCGATCGTCCGCGCCTCGGGCGGGATGATCTCGACCGGGCCCGACTATGCCCGCTTCCTGCAGATGTACCTGAACCGCGGGCGCTACGCCGACGCCCAGATCCTCTCTGAGGACTCCGTAGCGGCCGGCACGCGTGGCGAGATCGTCAGCGGGACGAACACCCGGTACGGGCTCGGCTGGCAGATCACCAGTGACGGCACGTACTCGCACGCCGGCTCCGACGGGACGATGGGCTGGGTCGACCCGGAGCGCGAGATCATCGGCATGGCGTTCACGCAGAGCCCCGGGGGGATCAACCCGCGCCGCGAGTTTCAGAATCTCGTCAACCGCGCAGCCGATCGCGGCGCGGCCGATCAGTAG
- a CDS encoding type II toxin-antitoxin system HicA family toxin translates to MCEQEGWVLKRQQGSHMIYTKAGSPRPIVIPVYDDLPPFIIANIRRQLGKDAPVPPLRRAQVRSRRRR, encoded by the coding sequence ATGTGTGAACAAGAAGGATGGGTTCTCAAGCGGCAACAAGGCAGCCACATGATCTATACGAAAGCCGGATCGCCACGGCCGATTGTGATACCGGTATATGATGATCTCCCGCCGTTTATAATTGCGAATATCAGACGCCAGCTTGGCAAGGACGCTCCGGTTCCGCCGCTACGACGGGCTCAGGTCAGGTCACGGCGCAGGAGGTGA
- a CDS encoding S8 family serine peptidase: MTVQTPAQPLVVGVIDSGIHASHPHIGPVAAGAGFDGEGNPRDDTVDRLGHGTAVAAAIQDLAPAVHVCPLRVFNRSLDASVEALVAAIDWAAAHGLPLVNLSLGTNDRSRAGVLADAVGRSHQAGVVIVAAGSHRGVDWLPGTLGLEGVIRVELDWECPRGSHRVTGPPEAPVFRTCGYPRPIPGVDPERNLKGLSFAVANITGLAARAMLGKGLRAPAAVVSELRRSVR, from the coding sequence GTGACCGTACAAACCCCAGCGCAGCCGCTTGTCGTCGGTGTCATCGACAGCGGCATCCATGCCAGCCATCCGCACATCGGCCCGGTTGCAGCCGGCGCGGGCTTCGACGGCGAGGGGAACCCTCGTGACGACACCGTCGACCGCCTGGGCCACGGCACTGCCGTGGCAGCGGCGATCCAGGACCTCGCCCCTGCCGTCCATGTCTGCCCGCTGAGAGTCTTCAACCGCTCGCTCGACGCGTCGGTCGAGGCGTTGGTCGCGGCCATCGACTGGGCGGCGGCGCACGGGTTGCCGCTCGTGAACCTCAGCCTCGGCACGAATGATCGATCCCGCGCCGGTGTGTTGGCGGATGCGGTCGGGCGTTCGCACCAAGCCGGCGTCGTCATCGTGGCGGCCGGCTCCCACCGCGGCGTCGACTGGCTGCCCGGTACGTTGGGGCTCGAAGGCGTGATTCGCGTCGAGCTCGACTGGGAGTGCCCGCGCGGATCCCACAGGGTCACGGGTCCGCCCGAAGCGCCGGTGTTCCGCACGTGCGGCTACCCGCGTCCGATTCCGGGCGTCGATCCCGAACGGAACCTCAAGGGGCTGAGCTTCGCCGTAGCCAACATCACCGGGCTCGCGGCGCGGGCGATGCTCGGAAAGGGTCTGCGCGCCCCCGCCGCGGTCGTTTCCGAGCTCCGGCGGAGTGTTCGATGA